Proteins from a single region of Nitrososphaerota archaeon:
- a CDS encoding phosphoribosyltransferase, whose product MVLFRDRVEAGRKLGQALAYCKGEGVVVLGIPRGGVVVANEVARTLGAPLDVVVTRKIEAPGEPEYALGAVTQEGEVLMDRRASESLGATVSYLDAQIRLKREEVRNRMRRLRGNAPYPALGGKTVVIVDDGIATGSSVSAAVMSVKKRKPKEVVVAVPVAPEDAVQSLSEDGTRVVCLSTPGPFLAIGEFYADFGQVEDLEVKRILDESAARRR is encoded by the coding sequence ATGGTGCTCTTCCGGGACAGGGTCGAGGCGGGGAGGAAGCTCGGGCAAGCTCTAGCATACTGCAAAGGGGAAGGCGTCGTGGTGTTGGGGATACCCAGGGGAGGGGTCGTTGTTGCCAACGAGGTAGCTCGAACGCTCGGAGCCCCTCTCGACGTCGTGGTCACGAGGAAGATTGAAGCGCCCGGGGAGCCAGAATATGCCCTTGGGGCTGTCACACAGGAGGGGGAAGTGTTGATGGACAGGCGGGCGAGCGAGTCTCTGGGAGCGACGGTGTCATACCTCGACGCGCAGATTCGCCTGAAAAGGGAAGAGGTCCGGAATCGGATGCGGAGGTTGCGAGGCAACGCGCCCTACCCCGCGCTCGGTGGGAAGACCGTGGTGATAGTTGATGACGGCATAGCGACTGGGAGCTCGGTCAGCGCAGCTGTGATGTCGGTGAAGAAGAGAAAGCCGAAGGAGGTCGTGGTCGCCGTCCCGGTCGCCCCGGAGGACGCCGTCCAGTCGTTGTCGGAGGACGGAACGAGGGTGGTTTGCCTCTCAACCCCCGGGCCGTTTCTGGCGATAGGGGAGTTCTATGCAGACTTCGGTCAGGTGGAGGATCTCGAAGTGAAGCGCATCCTCGACGAGAGTGCGGCCAGGCGCCGCTGA
- a CDS encoding orotate phosphoribosyltransferase codes for MAERSSGRAALAEALFRIGALRFGKFTLASGKTSSYYLDLRVVPSDPQAYGLAIGAYLAMVREMAERSFDVVGGVATAGIAISSPMAYVLKKPMVYVRSEQKAHGLGKLVEGAVRPGWKALVVDDLITDGGSKVVAVEALRKAGCVVNDVMVLVDRLEGGKTTLDRVGVKLRSFTDIKDLVGTLYAQEKVTKADYEAVLKQMGTK; via the coding sequence ATGGCTGAGCGTTCGAGTGGGAGGGCCGCTCTTGCCGAGGCGCTCTTCCGCATTGGGGCCCTTAGATTCGGCAAGTTCACGCTCGCCAGCGGAAAGACCAGCTCCTACTATCTCGACCTGAGGGTGGTACCCAGCGACCCCCAGGCTTACGGGTTGGCGATTGGGGCCTATCTGGCGATGGTTCGTGAGATGGCGGAGCGGAGCTTCGACGTCGTGGGTGGGGTGGCTACCGCCGGGATAGCCATCTCCTCGCCCATGGCTTACGTCCTCAAGAAACCTATGGTCTACGTTCGGAGCGAGCAGAAGGCGCATGGCCTGGGGAAGCTCGTCGAGGGTGCTGTCAGGCCCGGATGGAAAGCACTGGTGGTCGACGATCTGATCACCGACGGAGGAAGCAAGGTCGTAGCGGTCGAGGCCCTGAGGAAGGCAGGGTGTGTGGTCAATGACGTGATGGTACTGGTCGACAGGCTCGAAGGCGGCAAGACGACCCTGGATAGGGTCGGGGTGAAGCTTAGGTCGTTCACCGACATCAAGGATCTGGTGGGGACGCTGTACGCCCAGGAGAAGGTTACCAAGGCGGACTATGAAGCCGTGCTGAAACAGATGGGGACGAAGTAG
- a CDS encoding dihydroorotate dehydrogenase, which produces MHLANPTVLASGVHGSSLEKVIRALRVGAGAAVTKSIGQAPREGYPEPILVDVEGGVVNAAGLPNPGAEKFSEQLAQVKGKGLPIFVSVFGGDEEEFANVVRALDGNDFAGFELNLSCPHVSGVGTEVGHRPDLVGRVTKAVKAATAKPVFAKLSPNTERLTEVASAAIDAGIDGLTAINTVKAYPIDVESGGAALSNGFGGLSGPAIGPIALRCVYELREEFGVPIMGCGGVATWEDAVRFFIAGADAVQLGTSTISRFDRFNDVNLGIISYLERKGFRSLADLVGGAHPGGRRT; this is translated from the coding sequence TTGCATCTCGCTAACCCCACGGTGCTTGCATCAGGCGTGCATGGGAGCTCCCTCGAGAAGGTCATCCGCGCCTTGAGGGTAGGTGCTGGCGCCGCGGTCACGAAGTCAATCGGCCAGGCGCCGAGGGAAGGGTATCCAGAGCCTATCCTGGTAGATGTGGAAGGGGGCGTGGTGAACGCGGCCGGGCTCCCAAATCCAGGTGCCGAGAAGTTCTCGGAGCAGCTGGCGCAGGTCAAAGGGAAGGGACTGCCGATTTTCGTCTCGGTGTTCGGAGGGGACGAGGAGGAGTTCGCCAATGTGGTAAGAGCTCTGGACGGGAATGACTTCGCTGGCTTCGAGTTGAACCTCAGCTGCCCTCATGTGTCTGGGGTGGGGACCGAGGTTGGGCATCGCCCTGACCTGGTTGGCAGGGTGACCAAGGCAGTAAAAGCGGCGACGGCGAAGCCGGTCTTCGCGAAGCTCTCTCCCAACACGGAGAGGCTGACCGAGGTGGCGAGCGCCGCCATAGATGCTGGGATTGACGGACTGACCGCCATCAACACGGTGAAGGCTTACCCCATCGACGTGGAAAGTGGGGGGGCTGCCCTCTCGAACGGCTTCGGAGGGCTCTCCGGGCCCGCCATAGGCCCCATCGCCCTGCGCTGTGTCTACGAGCTCAGGGAAGAGTTCGGCGTGCCTATAATGGGGTGCGGAGGGGTGGCCACCTGGGAGGACGCGGTGCGGTTTTTCATAGCAGGGGCTGACGCGGTGCAGTTGGGGACCTCGACAATCAGCAGGTTCGACCGGTTCAACGATGTGAACCTCGGGATTATATCGTATCTCGAGCGCAAAGGATTCCGGAGCCTGGCCGACTTGGTCGGAGGGGCTCATCCGGGGGGGCGACGGACGTGA
- a CDS encoding orotidine 5'-phosphate decarboxylase: MSFKGRILDSASRRRSRLVLALDFAGSYDARLAKAEHVLGLVKEHVAAVKVNHHLLLPYGLDGLGRIVDVCRAGGIPLVADLKMNDIEATNLNMFDSLLAYGFDAVIANPFVGREEGLGKVVERAHANKGGVIFLVYMSHSGASEGYGLRLEGGEPLYRVFAQRAREWGADGVVVSAKSAEKIAETREIVGKGCLIFSPGVGAQGGDASAATGADFTIVGRSITESSDPGKVARKLKSP; this comes from the coding sequence GTGAGTTTCAAAGGGCGGATTCTCGACTCCGCGAGCAGGAGGCGGTCCAGACTGGTGCTCGCACTTGACTTCGCCGGTTCCTACGACGCGAGACTGGCCAAGGCTGAACACGTGCTTGGCCTCGTAAAGGAACATGTCGCCGCCGTGAAAGTCAACCACCATCTGCTCCTCCCCTATGGGCTAGACGGCCTCGGGAGGATCGTCGACGTCTGCCGAGCGGGAGGGATTCCGCTCGTCGCTGACCTGAAGATGAATGACATCGAAGCGACCAACCTGAACATGTTCGACTCTCTGTTAGCCTACGGCTTCGACGCGGTCATCGCCAACCCCTTCGTCGGGAGGGAAGAGGGATTGGGGAAGGTGGTGGAGCGTGCCCATGCGAACAAGGGCGGCGTCATCTTCCTTGTCTACATGAGCCACAGCGGGGCATCCGAAGGGTACGGCCTCCGCCTCGAAGGAGGGGAGCCTCTCTACCGGGTGTTCGCACAGAGGGCGAGGGAGTGGGGAGCAGACGGGGTGGTGGTGTCGGCGAAGTCGGCCGAAAAGATAGCCGAAACCAGAGAGATAGTGGGGAAGGGATGTCTGATCTTCTCCCCGGGGGTGGGCGCCCAGGGAGGGGATGCCTCTGCCGCGACGGGAGCTGACTTTACCATCGTCGGGAGGTCCATCACAGAGTCCTCTGACCCGGGGAAGGTAGCCCGGAAATTGAAGTCGCCCTAG
- a CDS encoding CBS domain-containing protein, whose amino-acid sequence MTKWQCYRCGYVFEGENTPEECPSCHYSLAFWIEAAETKAPTVRSFVKTDPLTIDANESVLRAAQMMREKGAGNILILIKGEPKGILTERDVLYRVAADDLISSTIPVRKIMTSPMVSIDADSPLSEGVKLMAKHRIRTIFVTDGGKPYGLLNMRSIVGDQFKVAKLLDS is encoded by the coding sequence ATGACGAAATGGCAGTGCTACCGCTGCGGATACGTCTTCGAGGGGGAAAACACGCCGGAAGAGTGCCCGAGCTGCCACTACTCCCTGGCCTTCTGGATTGAGGCCGCCGAGACTAAGGCGCCCACCGTGAGGAGTTTCGTCAAGACGGATCCTCTGACGATAGACGCCAACGAGTCTGTCCTGAGGGCCGCCCAGATGATGCGAGAGAAGGGGGCTGGAAACATACTGATCCTCATCAAAGGTGAACCGAAAGGAATCCTCACCGAGCGAGACGTTCTCTACAGGGTAGCTGCTGACGACCTCATCTCCTCGACCATCCCCGTGAGGAAGATCATGACCTCGCCCATGGTGTCCATAGACGCCGACTCACCTCTGTCAGAAGGGGTCAAACTGATGGCGAAGCACCGGATCAGGACCATCTTCGTGACTGACGGGGGTAAACCCTACGGCCTCCTGAACATGAGGTCCATCGTCGGGGACCAGTTCAAAGTGGCCAAACTCCTGGATTCCTGA
- a CDS encoding DUF192 domain-containing protein: MTPRGNVAGMAVAAVVLVAALLVVNDAYLSSVGPGSMTTAVPSSFTVDGRTWFFNYTATTPAERAAGLMNKKVTNTTTMLFAFPGYGVWSFWMYDTNTSLDMIWLNVTGGTGRVVYVVTGAQPCFLLGDQCPKYTPTSAANFVIEAKAGFASTSDINVGTTVRFGSLPPPLLALLKTV, encoded by the coding sequence ATGACCCCCAGAGGGAATGTCGCAGGCATGGCCGTGGCTGCGGTGGTGCTAGTGGCCGCTCTTCTCGTGGTCAACGACGCCTATCTGTCCAGCGTGGGGCCCGGGAGCATGACGACGGCCGTCCCTAGCTCTTTCACGGTTGATGGCAGGACGTGGTTCTTCAACTACACTGCCACCACTCCGGCCGAGCGAGCGGCCGGGTTGATGAACAAGAAGGTGACAAACACCACAACCATGCTTTTCGCCTTCCCCGGTTACGGTGTGTGGTCGTTCTGGATGTATGACACCAACACCAGCCTTGACATGATCTGGCTCAACGTCACTGGTGGGACGGGGCGCGTTGTATACGTCGTGACGGGGGCCCAGCCATGCTTCCTCCTGGGAGACCAGTGCCCAAAGTACACCCCCACATCTGCGGCAAACTTTGTAATCGAGGCTAAAGCAGGTTTCGCGTCCACAAGTGACATCAATGTCGGCACCACGGTCCGATTCGGCTCGCTCCCGCCCCCGCTTCTGGCCCTTCTCAAAACCGTCTAG
- a CDS encoding trypsin-like peptidase domain-containing protein, producing the protein MTGAEGVQLLRSFSNAVAELADNVSPSVVRVSAGRRSGTGVVWSGDGLIVTAFHVVGQSESPSVVLGDGRELEAKVVGRDQYADVALLKVDALGLSPLSLRTADRVRVGEFVLALANAMDKKPSATSGIVTGASRRMRGLWGVMIEDAVVTDAKLNPGYSGGPLVDASGRMVGMNVAYFAGRGAAVSVEVLKETVERLSRDGRVKKGFLGVVVEPIELPEELAKSPDVSQGTGLLVRAVDPGSPARAAGVAIGDIILKLGEAQAIDEYELHKALASDVVGKLVTLKVLRGEKATEFGVTPREVEG; encoded by the coding sequence ATGACAGGAGCAGAAGGTGTGCAGCTGCTACGGTCTTTTTCAAACGCTGTAGCTGAACTGGCAGACAACGTCTCGCCTTCGGTGGTGAGAGTAAGCGCCGGTAGGAGGAGTGGAACCGGCGTCGTCTGGTCCGGAGATGGTCTCATCGTGACAGCTTTCCATGTGGTCGGGCAGTCCGAGTCTCCCTCGGTCGTCCTGGGTGACGGAAGGGAACTCGAAGCGAAGGTGGTAGGCAGGGACCAGTATGCTGACGTGGCCCTGTTGAAGGTCGACGCGTTGGGGCTCTCGCCGTTGAGCCTTCGGACCGCTGACCGCGTCAGGGTGGGTGAGTTCGTGCTCGCGTTGGCGAACGCCATGGACAAGAAGCCGTCCGCAACGTCTGGAATAGTCACAGGGGCTAGTAGGAGGATGAGGGGGTTGTGGGGCGTGATGATCGAAGATGCAGTGGTCACCGACGCCAAGTTGAACCCAGGGTACTCGGGTGGCCCGCTGGTAGACGCTTCTGGACGGATGGTCGGGATGAATGTAGCTTACTTTGCAGGGAGGGGGGCGGCTGTGTCCGTCGAGGTGTTGAAAGAGACCGTGGAGAGGCTGTCCAGAGACGGGAGGGTGAAGAAGGGATTCCTGGGGGTCGTGGTCGAACCCATCGAGCTCCCAGAGGAGTTGGCGAAATCTCCCGATGTGAGCCAGGGAACAGGGCTCCTCGTGAGAGCCGTCGACCCGGGGTCCCCTGCAAGAGCGGCTGGGGTCGCTATCGGTGACATAATCCTGAAGCTGGGAGAGGCGCAGGCCATAGACGAGTATGAGCTCCACAAGGCCCTGGCCTCAGATGTAGTCGGCAAGCTGGTCACCCTGAAGGTCCTCAGGGGCGAGAAGGCCACGGAGTTCGGCGTGACCCCGAGGGAGGTCGAGGGGTAG
- the msrB gene encoding peptide-methionine (R)-S-oxide reductase MsrB — protein sequence MLSKEEMAKKKAQLDREAVNVCFLKGTEAPFTGKYWDNHEKGTYTCVVCGVPLFNSGTKFESGTGWPSFFQPVSKEAINEEADRSLGMVRTEVSCRACGVHLGHVFDDGPKPTGLRYCINSAALEFKRD from the coding sequence ATGCTCAGTAAGGAAGAGATGGCGAAGAAGAAGGCACAGTTGGATAGGGAGGCGGTGAACGTCTGTTTCCTCAAGGGAACCGAGGCACCATTCACGGGCAAGTACTGGGACAACCACGAAAAGGGTACTTACACATGCGTGGTCTGTGGCGTCCCCCTCTTCAACTCAGGCACCAAGTTCGAGTCAGGGACCGGGTGGCCTAGCTTCTTCCAGCCTGTCTCGAAGGAAGCAATCAACGAGGAGGCTGACCGCAGCCTGGGGATGGTCAGGACCGAGGTGTCATGCAGGGCGTGCGGCGTCCATCTCGGGCACGTCTTCGACGACGGCCCGAAGCCCACAGGGCTCCGCTATTGCATCAACTCGGCCGCCCTCGAATTCAAGAGGGATTAG
- a CDS encoding ParB/RepB/Spo0J family partition protein has translation MAKFSSAQQGWKEQTGSIMAVETSKLFVGKTNARKSPGDVGDLVDSIKEKGILEPVLVRPIGGRYELVVGSRRFEAAKIVGLKKMPAIVRPMTDEEAIVVSLVENIQRRDIEPEEEYDAIIALRKVNPRAYGSSDQIAKALGKSRRYVDDRINAVEAIRTIRKETRADIAVKHAPLQSERKEGVLPVRHATFLHRAEEAPTVQELPKRERATQLKELAETIAPLPTPEAENVVSHFVMAPQRPVEDIKKEASYLHAVKLEILLDPRVADGLRKAAEERNTTMEAVASLAIHSWLRQQRYA, from the coding sequence TTGGCCAAGTTCTCCTCTGCGCAACAGGGGTGGAAGGAGCAGACCGGGAGCATCATGGCCGTAGAGACTTCGAAGCTTTTCGTCGGGAAGACGAATGCCAGGAAATCCCCCGGAGACGTTGGAGACCTTGTCGACTCCATTAAGGAGAAAGGGATACTCGAACCCGTCCTCGTCAGGCCCATAGGCGGTAGGTACGAGCTGGTTGTCGGGTCGAGAAGGTTCGAGGCCGCCAAGATTGTGGGGCTGAAGAAGATGCCCGCCATAGTCAGGCCTATGACTGACGAGGAGGCAATCGTAGTCTCCCTCGTGGAGAACATTCAGAGGAGAGACATCGAGCCCGAGGAAGAGTACGACGCCATCATAGCCCTAAGGAAGGTCAATCCGCGTGCCTATGGTTCGTCGGATCAGATAGCAAAGGCGCTGGGAAAGTCGAGGAGGTACGTTGACGACAGAATAAACGCCGTCGAGGCGATCCGCACGATAAGGAAGGAGACAAGAGCAGACATAGCAGTAAAACATGCGCCGCTCCAGAGCGAGAGGAAGGAGGGAGTCCTCCCGGTCAGGCATGCGACGTTCCTGCATCGGGCTGAGGAAGCGCCCACGGTCCAGGAGCTTCCCAAGAGGGAGAGGGCCACCCAGTTGAAGGAGTTGGCTGAGACCATTGCGCCGCTACCGACCCCCGAGGCTGAGAATGTGGTGAGCCATTTCGTGATGGCCCCCCAGCGCCCTGTGGAGGACATCAAGAAAGAGGCGTCGTATCTCCACGCCGTCAAGCTTGAGATATTGTTGGATCCTAGGGTGGCAGACGGCCTGAGGAAGGCCGCTGAGGAAAGGAACACCACCATGGAAGCGGTCGCCTCGCTGGCCATTCACTCATGGCTGAGGCAGCAGCGCTACGCGTAG
- a CDS encoding M48 family metallopeptidase → MPSFDLRPWRVVYSVVKGTSRRYTYFRFLPDLTLEVTLPRGRRVDVEAAIREKAPWLRREYVRVSRTKRVLDGNMVMLSGELLRVVYRDGASDRFVPDPARGVVEVQTSDSRALRELVRRWFLRESSAYVVRRVAELAPKVGAKPTRVDVREINKWGYCTRSGRLSFSWQLAALPERLREYVILHELTHLVEFNHSRAFKKKLEAVCPDSRERERELDLIEPYDRFRLP, encoded by the coding sequence GTGCCATCCTTCGACCTCCGCCCCTGGAGAGTGGTGTATTCTGTCGTCAAAGGGACGAGCCGGAGGTACACCTACTTCCGCTTCCTCCCCGACCTGACGCTGGAGGTGACCCTCCCACGGGGACGGCGGGTCGACGTCGAGGCGGCGATCAGGGAAAAGGCGCCATGGTTGCGAAGGGAGTATGTGCGTGTGTCACGGACCAAGAGGGTCCTCGACGGGAACATGGTTATGCTCAGCGGGGAGCTGCTCCGGGTGGTGTACAGGGACGGCGCTTCCGACCGCTTCGTTCCCGATCCCGCGAGGGGGGTCGTCGAAGTGCAGACCAGCGACAGTCGGGCGCTAAGGGAGCTGGTCCGCAGGTGGTTTCTCCGGGAGAGCTCGGCATATGTCGTCCGTAGGGTGGCGGAGCTGGCTCCGAAGGTCGGCGCCAAACCCACAAGAGTGGATGTGAGGGAAATCAACAAGTGGGGGTATTGCACCCGCAGCGGCAGATTGTCGTTCAGCTGGCAACTGGCCGCGCTCCCGGAGCGGCTCCGGGAATATGTCATCCTCCACGAGCTAACGCACTTGGTAGAGTTCAACCACTCCCGCGCGTTCAAAAAGAAGTTGGAAGCGGTGTGCCCCGACTCCAGAGAAAGGGAAAGGGAGCTCGACCTCATCGAGCCCTACGACAGGTTTCGTCTCCCATAG
- a CDS encoding carboxypeptidase M32, with the protein MTRAFPKPEKWSGSTLCRPRLANPVVRDILKRHMQVWALGHSMAVLGWDTETHMPEAGSKPRGIASGQLAVLAQKATVSLEPLVKKAEKARDLDDREKGIVRVLRRSLDYYLKVPPELVDEIQRVTTEATVVWRTARKKSDFRLFRPHLERIVGLEREVADRLGYSGHPYNALLDLFEEGFTVNDADGVYAALIPKSRRILDKVTAEGIYPPKHPLESVAYDTDAMIRVNEDVVKLLKMPADRFRVDVSTHPFTTQIASDDVRITTRYEGKSFKESLFSTIHESGHAIYGLGIGAKLAYTPLADGASYGVHESQSRFWENVVGRSREFVRLLRPTLGTNLPFVRRYDDEQLYLYFNTVRKSFIRVEADELTYNFHTAVRYDVEKKIIAGEVKVGEVPEIWNDTFDEYLGVRPGNDAEGALQDVHWSGGSFGYFATYTLGNIVAAMIWHKMKDGGTIRESLDKGDVVSLKQWLGTNIHRYGATYPPKAFQTKVFGEAYNPNRLLAYFEKKFLA; encoded by the coding sequence ATGACTAGGGCGTTTCCAAAGCCTGAAAAGTGGTCCGGGTCGACCCTTTGCCGACCGAGGTTGGCTAACCCTGTTGTGCGTGACATTCTGAAACGGCATATGCAGGTCTGGGCGCTTGGGCACTCGATGGCAGTGCTCGGATGGGACACTGAGACGCATATGCCAGAGGCAGGGTCGAAGCCTAGGGGAATAGCGTCCGGTCAGCTGGCGGTCCTGGCACAGAAGGCGACGGTGAGCCTCGAGCCACTGGTGAAGAAGGCCGAGAAGGCGAGGGATCTGGACGACAGGGAGAAAGGGATCGTAAGGGTGCTTCGGAGAAGCCTCGACTATTACCTGAAGGTTCCTCCCGAACTCGTGGACGAGATTCAACGAGTGACCACGGAAGCCACCGTGGTGTGGAGGACTGCTCGCAAGAAGTCTGACTTTCGGCTGTTCAGGCCGCACTTGGAGAGAATCGTAGGGCTGGAGAGAGAGGTAGCTGACAGGCTGGGGTACTCGGGGCACCCCTACAACGCTCTGCTAGACCTCTTCGAGGAAGGATTCACGGTAAATGACGCCGATGGGGTCTACGCGGCTCTGATTCCAAAGAGCAGACGCATTCTCGATAAGGTGACGGCCGAAGGGATTTACCCACCGAAGCACCCGTTGGAGTCGGTGGCTTATGATACAGACGCCATGATTCGGGTGAACGAGGACGTAGTCAAGCTCCTGAAGATGCCTGCCGACAGGTTCAGGGTAGATGTTTCCACCCACCCGTTCACCACCCAGATAGCGTCGGACGACGTGAGGATTACCACTAGGTACGAGGGGAAATCATTCAAGGAATCCCTTTTCAGCACGATTCACGAAAGTGGGCACGCAATCTACGGCCTTGGAATCGGCGCAAAACTGGCGTATACGCCACTCGCCGACGGTGCCTCCTACGGAGTCCACGAGTCACAATCGCGATTCTGGGAGAACGTGGTCGGCAGAAGCAGAGAATTCGTCAGGCTCCTCCGCCCGACGCTCGGAACGAACCTCCCGTTCGTCAGGCGCTACGACGATGAACAGCTCTACCTCTATTTCAACACAGTAAGGAAGAGTTTCATCAGAGTGGAAGCCGACGAGTTGACCTACAACTTCCACACCGCCGTGAGATATGACGTCGAGAAGAAGATAATCGCAGGCGAGGTGAAGGTAGGCGAAGTGCCGGAAATCTGGAACGACACCTTCGATGAATATCTGGGAGTCAGGCCGGGGAACGACGCCGAGGGGGCATTGCAGGACGTCCACTGGAGCGGAGGTTCCTTCGGGTACTTCGCGACGTACACGCTGGGGAACATAGTGGCCGCTATGATTTGGCACAAGATGAAGGATGGAGGAACGATACGCGAGTCCTTGGATAAGGGCGACGTAGTCAGCCTCAAGCAATGGTTAGGAACGAACATCCACAGGTACGGCGCCACGTACCCTCCCAAAGCATTCCAGACCAAAGTCTTCGGAGAGGCGTACAACCCCAACAGACTGTTAGCGTATTTCGAAAAGAAGTTCCTGGCGTAA
- a CDS encoding Hsp20/alpha crystallin family protein, translating to MNMADKTWKESPREDEEQESKSLALPGFGAGVLFEDFMRPFDELVRPLFPSSFGSLWTEFGGKEPSIDVQDRGDHYVLTAELPGFDRKDVEVEVSDRVLELKGEKKTDKESEDGTQIRSSKSYVQRSLTLPEEIVSQKVTGAMKNGVLELKLPKKEPGLADRYRKVDLK from the coding sequence ATGAACATGGCAGACAAGACATGGAAGGAAAGTCCCCGTGAAGACGAGGAACAAGAATCGAAGTCGCTGGCGCTGCCCGGTTTCGGGGCCGGCGTGCTATTCGAAGACTTCATGAGACCGTTCGACGAACTCGTGCGGCCGCTGTTCCCGAGCTCTTTCGGCTCTCTCTGGACTGAGTTCGGAGGGAAAGAGCCTAGCATTGACGTACAAGACAGAGGAGACCACTACGTACTGACAGCGGAACTCCCTGGCTTCGACCGGAAGGATGTCGAGGTCGAAGTCAGCGACAGGGTGCTCGAGTTGAAAGGCGAGAAGAAGACGGACAAAGAGAGCGAGGACGGCACCCAGATACGGAGTTCAAAGTCCTACGTCCAGAGGTCCCTGACCCTCCCTGAGGAGATCGTCTCTCAGAAGGTCACCGGGGCTATGAAGAACGGTGTCCTCGAGCTCAAGCTCCCCAAGAAGGAGCCGGGGCTCGCTGACCGGTACAGGAAGGTGGACCTGAAGTAG
- a CDS encoding ArsR family transcriptional regulator, with the protein MESEELNRILQVVENPVRKKIIKRLSQEPAYQLQLSKELGLGQSLVAKHLKIMSNAGLVTRSQEDSESGGPKTWKYSLVKGVSITMDLGPNLFIERGSLFGLGPKRKRSEAVQRFRDRVEEAVSSADDAKKLVKLSGVLDDVDGRMEEIEDERTELLAVRNLAMSEAARVASRFEEVDTRKVLLHVLDEHDREVGRISEALNLREFSVRSILRELEDFLE; encoded by the coding sequence ATGGAGAGCGAAGAACTGAACAGGATACTCCAGGTAGTCGAGAACCCGGTTAGAAAGAAGATCATCAAGCGGCTGAGTCAGGAGCCCGCCTACCAGCTGCAGCTCTCCAAGGAGCTAGGCCTAGGTCAGTCTCTGGTGGCCAAGCACCTGAAGATTATGAGTAATGCCGGCCTGGTTACCAGGTCGCAGGAGGATAGCGAGAGCGGCGGACCGAAGACGTGGAAGTACTCCCTGGTGAAGGGCGTCTCGATAACAATGGACCTCGGTCCCAATCTTTTCATCGAAAGGGGATCTTTGTTCGGACTGGGGCCGAAAAGGAAGAGGTCGGAAGCAGTCCAGAGATTCAGGGACCGCGTTGAAGAGGCCGTCTCCAGTGCGGACGACGCAAAAAAGCTCGTCAAGCTCTCGGGAGTCCTGGACGACGTGGACGGCAGGATGGAAGAGATCGAAGATGAGAGGACAGAGCTGCTTGCCGTGAGGAACCTTGCCATGAGCGAGGCCGCCAGGGTGGCCAGCAGGTTCGAAGAGGTGGACACCCGGAAGGTGCTTCTTCACGTGCTCGACGAGCATGACCGCGAGGTAGGACGCATTTCCGAAGCGCTGAACCTCAGGGAGTTCTCCGTAAGGTCGATTCTGCGAGAGTTGGAGGATTTCCTTGAATGA
- the trxA gene encoding thioredoxin: protein MLKQQKPQKSSQEPSGKPVELTDANFVRVVKSHPLVVVDFWAPWCGPCRMVSPVLEELASEMVGLATFGKLNVDDNPAISQQFEIQGIPTIMVFKDGEPVDGLVGAAPKQMIEAKIRPYVSGAKGSPYQ from the coding sequence ATGCTTAAGCAGCAAAAGCCTCAGAAGAGCAGTCAGGAGCCCTCCGGGAAGCCCGTAGAGTTGACAGATGCCAACTTCGTCCGGGTAGTCAAGAGCCACCCGTTGGTGGTGGTCGACTTCTGGGCACCCTGGTGCGGACCCTGCAGGATGGTGTCTCCGGTGCTCGAAGAACTCGCCTCGGAGATGGTCGGCCTAGCGACCTTCGGGAAGCTCAATGTTGACGATAACCCGGCTATCTCGCAGCAGTTCGAGATTCAGGGAATCCCCACCATCATGGTCTTCAAGGACGGAGAGCCGGTGGATGGGCTGGTGGGAGCGGCGCCGAAGCAAATGATCGAGGCCAAGATAAGGCCATATGTATCTGGAGCCAAAGGCTCACCTTACCAGTAG